One stretch of Bombus vancouverensis nearcticus chromosome 16, iyBomVanc1_principal, whole genome shotgun sequence DNA includes these proteins:
- the LOC117163136 gene encoding uncharacterized protein LOC117163136 produces the protein MKFAIFALVVVSCLIAVVRSAEEEYDYEEEPAAPVTPAPARSNSGRLGGLLSSRGRVNVGRKSSAPAQSTTAKAVEQPVEVEEEGDEEFDDNQDQQEEIPTTTTESSKKVRGGVRPFRSNQDLLAALKRRRAQVGPSHRETSGTQAASESTTPKSKATTHSRSKSSASGANEAKSSGRGRFGGSRGSKPLQEEVEETQREEVQVKPKPYRRG, from the exons ATGAAGTTCGCGATTTTCGC ATTGGTGGTGGTCAGCTGTCTGATAGCCGTGGTCAGATCAGCGGAAGAGGAATACGATTACGAGGAAGAGCCGGCAGCTCCGGTGACCCCTGCACCGGCTAGATCGAATTCTGGTCGACTGGGTGGACTATTATCTTCGCGAGGACGAGTAAACGTTGGAAGGAAATCGTCAGCGCCG GCGCAATCGACCACCGCCAAAGCCGTCGAGCAGCCGGTGGAAGTGGAGGAAGAGGGCGACGAGGAATTCGACGATAATCAAGATCAGCAGGAAGAAATTCCCACCACGACCACCGAATCCTCGAAGAAAGTTCGCGGCGGTGTCAGACCTTTCAG GTCGAACCAGGATCTCTTAGCCGCGTTAAAGAGAAGAAGAGCTCAAGTGGGACCCTCGCACCGAGAAACATCCGGTACGCAAGCCGCCTCGGAATCGACAACACCAAAATCCAA AGCGACCACGCACAGCCGCAGCAAAAGCAGCGCCAGCGGTGCGAACGAAGCGAAATCATCGGGACGCGGCAGGTTCGGAGGATCCAGGGGAAGCAAACCTTTGCAAGAAGAGGTGGAGGAAACCCAACGAGAGGAGGTGCAAGTGAAACCGAAACCTTATCGCAGAGGATAA